Genomic segment of Apium graveolens cultivar Ventura chromosome 7, ASM990537v1, whole genome shotgun sequence:
catcccataaggggggttagtagtaacaatagttgaatattcatacccgacgggtcgagaattcacaggtatatgtatttgttgaacttgaggattcgtaccttgaatagtcgggggagttgtcccttgtggctgaggatgagttgcccctgtctggacttccccctgagtagatgcataagttgaatggggaggaacctccacggttgatgaaatcacctgggttgtccctgatggtgttccctcctccagagtgctggttgttctccgtgttctcgccatggttgttgttccgtttcttcccacagtcggcgccaaatgttatggattaaaaactaatatatataattgctgtatttaatactaaggaacgtgagcttcgaggctcgatttgactgctcttgtgtttcgtgactcaatctgccttaacaagatgcctacgtaccttgctgattgccaaggatcaagtcaaaaaacgtagttcttggtgatacttgccctcggggctatggcggcgagggctaccaaggacgtagtgactttcatgtcctccaaggactaagtctaaaacgtagttctgatttgtggggtgaggccccttatatagatgtgggagtccttgaattggacttggtggacaagcctctgaattaggatagacttaggagtcctaggaagtaggaagctgattccttatccttttaggtccccttgaggctaatttataaggatttatatccttatcgggactcttctcaatagctgatttttcccttattaattaattacgaaattaattaataattagggcttttgggccttttttattccatcaggcctgatctggtccattaggcttaacctttctggtctgagtttcatatatctttttattgggcctagcagcccacagcttgtacaattaatgcagtatttaattatacaatcataatttatttatccctatcagtaaATAATTCCAATTTGAtactaataaaaataatattatcaacttattTATGATACTTATAAATTCTCATATTTTCTATCATTATCTTATTATTGTATTATATCATATACATAATCCGCGtaaagtacaaaaataaaaatttaattgtGATTGGTATAATAAATTTATAGGTGAATAtgtataaatttaataattttaaaattagaaatatataaaattttaagtaAAAAACAATACGAcaactaaaataaaaaatttaatattaatagaATAAGTTTTAACAACTAAATAGAGTTATAGATgtcattttataatttttccaaaataataaattaatttaattcaatattaaaaattcttataaaatatttataagatATCCATGCATTGCACGGGATAAAACTAGTATAAGACTAAGTTGAATGGTGGTGTTAAAGTGGATGCTATGTTATTTATGCGTATTTTGAGGTAAATAAAAAGTATaactttataaattatttttcaatttttttttcttaatagaagtatacatattaaattttagttaaagaattttttttttagaaaaatatgcTGAACTATGACTTTTATACACTTTAAAGTATGTGTAAAAAATCAAATAAACTTATATTTGGGACGgaaatctatactatactataatagcgggaataaaaataatttggttccaacggtttggttcaacgataattccctaattttgattattacaaaaatagataaatagtgttatatatataataaactactaaattattaaactactactaaatatagtatacttatgttactaaactacgaatacaacttatatataaataatagtgttacatatctgctaaactattaaattgttaaactactacaaatagtctatttattttactaaattaaGACCACatattattctattatttttattataaatttataatcattatatatttatataaatattttaaaaatataatataacttgataaataaaaatttaaaatattaatgggaaccGTGCTACGGGATTCATGCTAGTATTAGTAAGTCAAAAACCAACTACAAACCAATTTCAATCTGGTGGTGAACTTAAATGCAAAGTGTTAAAGTGGGTGCTAAACCAACTATAAATATTGTTATAATTGTCACAAAAATCTGTAAATACCAAAATGTGTTGATAAAATAACAGTGATAAATATGATTGTGTACTTAAAAAaatacataattaaaatataattttatttgaaaatatttgGTAATCATTTAATAAAATATACTATGTGTATTTTTTACAAGTACGTGCACATTTCAATTTTTTCACATGCAAgtctaaaatttttattttaagtaaaagttgattacgtaattaaaatataattttatttgaaaatatttgGTAATTATTGATGTAAAATATACTATGAGTAATTTTTACAAGTGAGTGCACATTTCAAATGAGTCAATGCAAGTCTAAAACACTTATTTTAAGTAAAATTTGATTAGTTAATTACAAAAATGTGTGAAAAATATGTTAATTTAAGTATGTTAGTTTATAAATACGACCCAAAGTGATATAGCTAGCATTTTTTTTTATAGATTTTTGTTGATGTTCGTAAAATTATAATTTGATTATACATCAGTAATTTATAACCTGTGCAataaactaattttatttaacaTTACATGTGAAATTTAATAAAATTGCTCTCAggttataaaatttataaaattttataatctCTGATTATACATCAGTAATTTAATAACCTGTGCTATTTCGAAAAAGTAGCACAATTATTATTTGAAATTGAAAATTTTGTGTGTTTGAGATGAAAAGGATAATTATTCAGTTATTAGtgattataaaattttatttatttagttttttTAATAGAATTTTTcgatattttttgaaaaataaggTATTTTAGTTGgtaaataaaaaattaacatATTTTTTTAGTTAGATTTCAAAAATCAGAATTAGTGAGAGAGATTTTGATATGTGATTTGTTgttgattttttaaaaatgaaatgatttattGTCGACTTATTGAATAGTCAAATATTTTGAAGAACCTAACAAATATTCATAGTTTAGTTaaaaatgttaattaatttatatatacACTAATTTATGACTAAAATATAAGTTATTAATTATTacttattattttattttattaaatagaaTTGTCTATGATATTTATGAAAAATGTGCTCGCTTAGGGAAGATAATTTGTGATTATGCCTAGGGAACTACAAACTGTCGCTTACGTTTATCTTTTTTCACGTGATTTGCGTGTGAGTCCGTGAGGCCGCAGGTTCTCTAcgataaataaaaaaaatgagattttatttgaaaaaaataaaaaagttaacttgtttcaaataaaaaatataattgatgtatatatactaattagtattaaaatatatttaaaataaataactcataaaagaaataaataacaataaataaataagatttacatgaataattaaataaagataatCAAACTATTTTTTTGTTTATGCTTTATTTTTAGTATACACAAATTTAATCTTTAATTTGAGATAGATATAtgtttttcttttaaaaaaatcaaaactattttatatattttttcttgCTAAATCATTTTTTTGGacataaatcatattttgatcATTTTTTTTTTGACGAAACTGAACTTGCATTTCTTATATATCATCAAAATCATATTTTGATCATCTATTGAACAATAGTAAAGTTGAAACCAAAATCTTATATTAGAACTGAAGAGGAACCCTGAGAAGTGAGAATTGACTTGACTTGGAAGGTGAAGAGGGGAGAAGAGATGGAAAATAGTAAAGTTGCAGAGCTGAAGCTGTTGGTAGAGCAGTTGAAACTCAATCCTTCGCTTCTGCAAAACCCCGACCTTTCCTTTTTCCAACACTACTTGCacaggtctctctctctctctctctctctctccctctctctctcttcctctctctctctctccctgatGTTCCTGTATGTGTTTCAGCATGGGAGCCACTTTTCCAGCAGCTTCAAATTCAGTTAGTTCCACTTCCAACTCTTTTCTATCTCcataacattttatatctttaTGTGCACATGTGATTTGACCATCCTGAATTTTACTTTTCATGTGAATTTTATCGAATCAATATGAAATATGACATTATGTTTGCTATTTCCAAGTAGAGATATAGAAGCAGAATTGTAATTGCCTCTTTGAATCAAGTAATCAATCCATTTTGTTGCAATTGTTGATTGTGAATGTGCTCTTGTACGGAGTATCTTCTAGTATGAGGCTTTCTAATATGATTTgttgaaataattttttcatgTAATAGGTTGCTCAAAATCGAGTCCTGATATTGTGAATACCTATCAAAATATGTTAGATGCTATTTTGAAGTCTGGAAATTTTCTTGTAGATTACATGGTTACACACACACAAATACATATTTTTCTATGGCTTATCTAACTATCTCGTTTTTGCGTCCTAATAGTAGTGAGTTTATGTGCAGGGTAATGATCTTGAGGATTTATATTGTTCTAAAGTTTGAACAGATATCAATTATCTAAACACGTGATCTTTGGTGATGATGAAGGGGATGATGATATTGTAGAATCTGATATCGAGTTGGATGATGCTGATGTTGTTGAACCTGACAGTGATCCTCCACAAAAGGTAATATAAGTGATGGGATTATCAGAAATGAAAATATTATGTACTGTCTTTCAGTTTGAGAAATTAAGCGTGATTCTGTTTCATCGAAGATGGGGGATGCTTCAATTGAAGTAACTGAAGAAAATCTGGACGCTGCACAGGCTTTGAAAGCAAAAGCTATGGATGCATTAGAGAAAGGCATGTTAGTTTTTGATGGAAAATAGAGTACGTGAATCTTTTTTAGATGGTTCCCTGGGAAAAAACTGTGTTCACATACATAAATGTGTTATAGGTACACTGAATGAAGCCATAGATTACCTAACTGAAGCTATTACTTTGAATCCACGTTCTGCAATACTATATGCTACCAGAGGTAATTTTGTACCATGACTAATGACTCAAGGGACAAATTGTCAAGTAATCTGTGTAGTTTCTTTGCTCTTTATATCACTTGACTCAACTTTTCACCCCCCTCTCCATTGCGTGCTTGTGATGCTTTATGCAGCTAGTATCTTTGTCAGAATAGAGAAACCAAATGCAGCTATTCGCGATGCCAATGCAGCATTGCAGGTTTTTTTAAATGTCCACAATTTACATGTTTTTCTATTGGAGAAAAGAAGTTTGATCTTTCTTAGCTGACTATTTTTTGAAGCgtagaaaaaaatatttatagtTTTGTTTCAGGTCAACCCTGACTCTGCTAAAGGGCATAAAATAAGAGGATTGGCAAAAGCCATGCTGGGCTCTTGGGAAGAGGCGGCACATGATTTGCATTTTGCTTCAAGATTAGATTATGATGAGGAGATCAGCTCAGCACTTAAAAAGGTTAGGTTTTAACACTCACAATAATGTAATAAATGTTTCGTGCTTTATTCTATTCTTATTTTTTTGAGCAATAAAAAAAATGACTATAAAACTATAAAACATATTGCAGGTTGAACCTAATCTGAAGAAAATCGAAGAGCATCGTCGTAAGTATGAACGCCTGAGAAAGGAGAAGGAGATTAAAAAAGTTGAGCAAGATAGGCAAAGGCGGCAAGCTGCCCAGGTGCTGATAATGCtattgaatttttttattaaaagcatTTTATATTTCCAAATTCCAAGGGTTTCGGCACACTGGGATTGCTTGGTGTTCGTTGTTAGTGCTGTACTGTGTTGGTGATTTGTAAGGTGCATGCCCAAATCCTGCCTTATAAAAAGTTAAAACCAAGAAGCTAAAAACTGGCCAAATTACAGCCAATTACCTCAAATAGGTTACATCACTGTTATTTGAGATTAGTAACAACCTGTTATGGCCACCTTCACTTTTTGTAAAACCCTTAGTCTAGGTGTATGTTTCAAGTGTTGCATGGTACATGAATCATTTTGCAATATGGTATGAGTACGAGTAGGTGGAACATCATCTGCTATGAATCAGATATAAAGAACAGTGATTCAGATGCGCGGTCAATTTGAAGACCCCATTAATTGTTACTTTTGTACAATTTAAACATTTTGGACATTATGTATCGCCTtggtgatgccatgataacaaTTTGTTTGGTTTTTATGTTCTTTTTACTTTTTGCTGAAATTGGTCTCTTATGCTTCCTTCTGCATTTTCAAACTTACTTTTAATTGTCTCTGATCTCAAGTTGTTGGCTTCCCTCCCCTCCTTTTTCTCTTTCACATTGCAATTCTttaatgtttttatatttttcttatttgAGATTTTTGGCTCTCCAGATTTTGTAACTCTTAGGATTTCTAAGTAATCATAAGTTATTTGATAGGCCTCACTTTTCCTAAGGCCTCAACCATAGGTGCATACCTTGATCAAATATATTTACCGTCAATTTTTTATTCAGAACTCTTGAGTCAATTTTAGCCCTTATTTAAGGTTGGATGAAAGGGTATCAATGCATATCAAATTAGTCTAGGCTTATTATCTGCACCTATTTTGCATGTCTAACTTTTGATTTCTAGATTCACCTCTTTCTCTTCCCTTTGATCTATGGCTGGTTCATTTTGATTTTATATATTTGAAACTGGGTCATCGGGAGATTGTTAGTTATTTTATTGAGTTTGTTCGATTTTTTGTTAGTTTCCTTGGTTTGTTTTATTCTCTTTTGATGATAGTTTATTTCCGTCACTGTTATGGCAATTTTTAGTTTTTACTCATATGATTTTGCCATGGACAATTACATCAGAAAAATGAGAGTGGACTTTCCAtcaattataatatttatttagcTTTGCAAGTGTTTCAATGTGCAGATCATTTACGAGGTAGGAGAGAGTATGTTCATTGATTCTGTCATGACAATGTCTACTCGTATGATTTTTGCAATTACATCAAAGAATCAGAGCCCCTTCCCATCAATTATAGCATCTATTTAGCTTTGCTAGTTTTTCAACGTTCAGATCAATTATAGCATCTGTTAGCATGATTCCTACCTTGTTTCCATTAGTATTGCCAGGGAATATTTGTTCAAATTTGCGCCCGTTTCCTTCTACATACGTTGATCCAAGCCTTACATCATAATTCATTCATCCCGCTTTAGTAGTGGCAGAACCCATCACCCCCTCACAGTAACCGGACTCATGTGTTTTCCTCGTGTATCCACTTCTACTTTATGACCGCACTACTGTGCTTTGCTATTACAATGTTGTAGTTAAAAATAAAGTGGACTTGTAACAATTAGCAAAATAAGTAAAGAAAAGGTGGAAGTGTATTTTAGGACTGTAGGGTTAGTAGGAGAATGATTATCACGGTCTGATAAATAACTTTGATATAATCCCTTTTTATGCCTTATCTCATATATTGCTTGTTAGGTCTATTGCTTACCGAGTTTTCAATTATATGCAGGAAGCAAAATCTGCCTCTGCTTTTAAGGATGGTATGACTTTCAACTCTgtttaattttctgattttttccagTCACCTGATTTGTTTGTGCTCCTCGTGCTCCGTTATATATGCAACATATATCTAGCTTTGTCAAGTCTTCAAAACGAAATAGCAAAAGTAAAATTTTTGATGAAGCTAACATTAAATATGTGGAAGATTTGTTCTTGCAATATTATTGTTTGAATTCCAAGTCTTGTAGTCAATGGTGTGTTTTGTGTGTATAACTTCTACAATGTTGATAATTTTATTTGGCTAGTGCAAAGTTGATAATTATGGATAGATTACTTGTAAAATGGTCTTGTATACCTTCTTCTAGTTGAAGGCACATGCAGATCAAGAATATTAGAATTTACTGATTACGCATTTTCCCCCCAAATGCCATTCTGGTAGGAATTCATAAGAGTCATGCGCTTTACATACAAGACGCCATTCATTCTGTTATCTTGTGTATTGAGATTGTGGAGTCTGTTTCAGGCCTTGTGCGAAATAGCCGTCATTCTCAGAGGGCTTGAGCAGAAGTTCAAGGCCTTGACTTCAGCGTCAAGACCTTAACTGCTGTGTTCAGCATTTACCCATCTTATATGTTTGGCCTActttcttctcttataaatatTTTCATGTAATTTCAAAGCCCCAACACAACACAATAGTGTGAGAGATCAATGCAATAATAGTGCGGCTTGTGGAATAGGaatacacaaaccatgtgtattTGACTTGTGTGATCTATCTATCAAAAAAACTTGTGTGATtgttgtttatttaattttttttgattatttgctttgttttctctttcttttctttactGTCAgcattatttatatatttttgaaaGTACCTGAAAGCTCCCCTTCAGTGTAATCGCAAATATGGTTTTGATGATCGTCATTCTCTGTAAATAAGCCAAATTTTCCAGCTTCATTATTCTTAATAGTCCTTGAAAAAAGTAAAACATGCTTGGATCATTTATTAGATTAAAACTAAAATAAGATCCGTGTTTTTCTGAAGATAGTTTAACTTCTTCAAAACAGTGCATTGCACATGGCACATACAAATTAGTAACATCTATGTTTAGATTTATCTAAAGCTTATTTGAGATAAATTAGAAAAGAGTTGCTCATGTATGTTGTACTTTCCCTTATAACCATCTTCTAGGGCGTCTTTGCTTATATTATATATacgattatataaaataataaacgTGAGTCTTTTAATATccatatatttacatatttttaagcatttttctttaGTTTTATGCCGACTATGTACTTGATAATAGTATAGTCATTCACTTCAAAACTTTGTCTAAAGACATGAGTGAAAAAATTACATGACCATTAGTAGTGTATATACCAGTAATTTGGTGAAGCATGGCTTATACCTTCATGCATGTGTGCATTTGATTTAAGGTGATGCACACTTGTAAACTTTCTTTGTGACTTTACTTTGAATTCTATAGGGCAAGTTATTAGAATTCATTCTACTGGCGAGCTAGAGACTATATCAAGTGCTGCTTCCAAAGCATCCCGTTTGCTGGTTATATACTTCACTGCAACATGGTGTGGACCCTGTGGTTACCTTTCTCCCACATATGCAAACATGGCCGGGAAATACCAGAAAGTTTGTTTTTTGAAAGTGGACATTGATGAGGCTGAAGCTGTGGCTAGAGTTTGGAATGTTAGCAGTGTTCCTACCATATTCTTCATTAAGAACGGGAAAGAGGTTGACAAAGTTGTAGGAGCCGACAAAAATGCACTTGAAAATAAAATTATCCAGCATGCAGGGTAGATATGATCtgagaaaaaagaagaaatttcGCAGCTGTGTTTGTTTAGTCTTGTGACAGTATCCAATTGCTTAGCCAGTTTGTTAGGAAATCGGATTTCCTGTCCTTGGTTGATTTCTCTCTCATGTGATGCTTGGACTTTTTATACATCTGAACACTTGTTTCACGGGTGATGCTCCTTTTACAATACAATCAGTCTATGCGGTGTTAGATAATATAATAATTTGCAATGAGTCTGGgtttatgaatttttttttagaATGTTTGATGTCGTGGATGTATTGAAGTCACGAGTTATGAAAGTACTGTAGGAAATAAACGGCCCGTTTCAGTATATTGTAGAAGTGCAGATCTGAACACCTGTTATATATCTCTCATGAGAAACTATACATTTAATTACTGTATACACTTATCTTATGGACATGTTTGATATAAATTCGCCATATAAAAGCGATACAGGGTCAAATTTTTCATGATCCACCTGTAATTTTTATCTGTTAGTTTGATAGTGTAAAATATTTTGTTCGGAAAGCTGTAGAAAGGACTCCATGAATTTAGAAGTGTGTTACTTCTAATTATTATCTATTACCACCAGAATTTTGTTGTTGGATGAGTTTGCTTTGATATCATTTATTTGAAAGGGAAATTGAATACTTGTGGCCGTTGGCTTGCATAAATGATATACAGGCAGTTTAAAATTTATACTTAAAGTGACATTATAACACGTACCAGTCATTAGtcattttttagaatttttttgtatcatacaattataatattttagttATTTTCCTATTTATAAATGTTATATAATGTTTAACGTATATTAAATATAAGTTTattgtttatcaatgtgtattattttcatacaatacattaccaaattacacaacattccaaatatagctcattaagcaaaatatatatttatgtttgtgttgtataatttgtatttaattaatgaatataaacaagaatataaacaaggtagccgatgtacgtttaaaacgaaatgATTAAATTTAATCTTTAGAATGTCATTAGCatgtttacaaagaaaaaactaaaaattgacatatatgttgaatacagagttgacaaaaaaatttgaattttatttaaataaactatatgtagtGGATTATATCATTattgagttcactactaactaacaattaatttactcaatttaaaaaaataaaaaatacataactgaagtcagaataacttgcaatcataatatacaataatataaaatttacactacAATTAATATAAAAGTATTGTAAttaaaaatgttagtttttgaaattctaacgtatgtatttataaaaaaatgtttGTTTTTTATTTACATTACTGTTAACAAAGTAAaattaagttatatgtgtgtgtcagcatgtaaattatcgtatgttacatttcttagtaaattacgatggtttcaattattaatatgctaaatatcttatttatgtacatgtataatcattattaacatctagtgagacaatagattacttaaataatatgaattattcaaaaattaaaattctgtaataaatgaattgcaataatttatatatggtgtTCACATTAATACTGACAAACAATCAATATCTATATTTTACACAAccgggtatcaatcatggttgttacataaaaataaattatatattgtaaagacttattattgataatcatgatttttttaagaattcaaagaaaaaattgtaattatatcgttatttaaactgAGTTTTAAGTTtttttcattacgactctaatattttttcatgtaataatttgataacattgcatattattctcctaaaattaaatatttttcaatttgataaagtttaataaatatcagttgaaatggttaatttcttcaaattattaaacaatatatattttctttaaataacAGAAAATGCATtaaatcaaatgctacaatataatatagatataacttttatttgaaaagctagtttttttaaagtgaaaattgaaaaataaatcgatttaatatatcatcgaagttataacaaatctcgtgagatctcatatcaaatttcgaatatttttaaaatcgggacaagtcccaaaaACATTAATGCGCTACCGGTGAAATTAGTAATTTTATGTCAAATAATTAACCGACTAGATtctataaagacctcaaacacattaatattaacataagatattaaaaaatttcaaattattggtaagatattctcgccgtacttctaattttaaatttactaaacgtagaatgtgacgattATTTTCGGTAGGGTCATGTAGTTAAATTTCAAGTATTTTTAAAcaatgagccaagttctgatttcaaatttgaaataaactaaaatgcactgactcattataattcaaaattatttaaatatgtaataccaatatagattatttatatttaagcgattctattttcaatatattttttaaaaattatatatgtacattttaattacttttataataaaaattatgttaaaaatatatgagatatattttcaaactaaaaatgattaataaataagataataatccagTTATATACTATGCCTAACTTTATTTCTAGAAtccaattctttaaaattaaccgtacaaatattcaagtaactatatTTTATTCTACGGAATTCAAGTAACTATGTTGTTAGACataattgatgatatctggacAGAAACTATAAAAAGTTCTTATTaggacttatatcagtatttactgaatagtgacatcatcagtacttatatcaatacttgatgatcagcagatgatgtcatcaggatttgtcacttcagtagatattcgatgaggaaaaggaaagcaggaattcaaggcggtgaaagactttatctcagaagcaatcatacatggatatttaATAGGTTTCCTTACTTGTAaaagaatatgattccttattgtttgtgtaactgtgctctatataaagcacatattaggttcatgctataagcattgcgaacattttatatcattcgcataacctagcagctctcaaggatatttgttcatccttttgagagagtacgtttgtaatcagtttttatctgttaatataaaactGTTGATTCTATTGAAGTTTTGTCGAATTATTTGATTAAGCTGTATTCACCctccctctacagttgattacggaactaacaattggtatcagagtttgCTGTTGACGGACAAACAGTTTAAGATatgaaaatcaatctttaatggcagacaaagaagcACCACAGAATCCACAACCACGACCCCCAGCCACATCAGATTAGCAGCAtcatgagtaggtatgaagctaTCAAAGTGCCAATCCTGAAGGTACATGAATATCTAATCTGGAAATACGAGATGACCATGTGTTTAGAAGCCAGATATCCTGAATATCTAAGCATGAattatgatggtcctcataagccaatgaaggtagctgtttttgttgcaggagaaccagaaaAGATGGCTGACAAAGAAAAGAAGGACTACTCTCCTGAatatctttcatctattatgaaggatgcaaAAGTGAGACACATCTTACACAatagtcttgatagtgttatgtccaatagggttattggatgtaaaataaaaaaaaatatgtgacgatttagaagtaaagtgtcaaggcacAATTGCTATCAAGATGAACAtgaggacaatacttactcaagaatatgaacactttgactcaagagacatGGGTctttaactgagatctatgacaagTTTCAAAAACTATTGAATGACTTGTCTCTTGTCAACAAGGAATATGATATAGAGAACTTAAACTTGAAGTTTGTtcttgcactccctgaaaagtggaactataaggtcacatcaataagggataactatgaactTGATG
This window contains:
- the LOC141671718 gene encoding TPR repeat-containing thioredoxin TDX, whose amino-acid sequence is MENSKVAELKLLVEQLKLNPSLLQNPDLSFFQHYLHSMGATFPAASNSGDDDIVESDIELDDADVVEPDSDPPQKMGDASIEVTEENLDAAQALKAKAMDALEKGTLNEAIDYLTEAITLNPRSAILYATRASIFVRIEKPNAAIRDANAALQVNPDSAKGHKIRGLAKAMLGSWEEAAHDLHFASRLDYDEEISSALKKVEPNLKKIEEHRRKYERLRKEKEIKKVEQDRQRRQAAQEAKSASAFKDGQVIRIHSTGELETISSAASKASRLLVIYFTATWCGPCGYLSPTYANMAGKYQKVCFLKVDIDEAEAVARVWNVSSVPTIFFIKNGKEVDKVVGADKNALENKIIQHAG